Proteins from one Impatiens glandulifera chromosome 2, dImpGla2.1, whole genome shotgun sequence genomic window:
- the LOC124927636 gene encoding probable sulfate transporter 3.5 — translation MTNSNSVNFAAPRGFAERFNKDIKETLFPDDPFKKIKEKNSSWSRTKAGLKYFVPIFDWLPLYNLSLFKYDLLAGITIASLAIPQGISYAKLANIPPIIGLYSSFVPPLIYAVFGSSKHLAVGTVAASSLLIGSTLGEKVSATANPKLYLDLVFTTTFVTGIVQTAMGLLRLGILVDFLSHSTIVGFMGGTATIICLQQLKGIFGLKHFTSNTDVISVLTSVIKQRKEWRWESILVGVIFLVFLQLTRFVRQKKPKLFWVSAIGPIIVVIVGCAFAYFVDAEKYGIQTVGPLKRGLNPISIQRLNFDIKYISGPIRAGFITAMIALAEGIAIGRSFATKNNLQIDGNKEMIAFGLMNLVGSFTSCYLTTGPFSKTAVNYNAGCRTAMSNVVMAILMMLTLLFLAPLFSYTPLVALSAIIMSAMLSLIDYEKAYHFFKIDKFDFLICIVGFFGVAFLSMDTGLCLSIGLALIRSLIYIARPATCKLGNIPDSNLYRDVEQYPNAIGIPGFLILQLGSPIYFANCNYIRERTLRWLRDEEAHENVIEQVVFDLGGVSVIDVSGVETLEEIVKVLHGKKIKVALVNPRIEVLEKLIVMDFVDKFGKENIFFSVEDAIETIRFTLKESV, via the exons ATGACAAATTCCAATTCTGTTAATTTCGCCGCCCCGAGAGGATTTGCAGAGAGATTCAACAAAGATATCAAGGAAACCCTATTCCCTGATGATCCCTTTAAGAAGATCAAGGAGAAGAATAGTTCATGGTCTAGAACCAAAGCCGGTTTGAAATACTTTGTACCCATATTCGATTGGCTACCATTGTATAATCTAAGCTTGTTTAAATACGATCTTCTTGCCGGAATCACCATCGCTAGTCTCGCCATTCCTCAAGGCATAAGCTATGCTAAGCTAGCCAACATTCCCCCAATCATCGGCTTAT aTTCAAGCTTTGTACCACCGTTAATTTACGCTGTATTTGGATCTTCAAAGCATTTGGCTGTGGGGACTGTGGCGGCTTCTTCTTTGCTTATAGGATCGACTTTGGGAGAGAAAGTATCGGCTACGGCTAACCCTAAGTTGTATCTCGACCTGGTTTTCACCACCACGTTTGTAACCGGTATTGTACAAACTGCCATGGGTCTTCTAAG ACTTGGGATATTGGTGGACTTTTTGTCGCACTCGACAATCGTGGGGTTCATGGGAGGAACCGCGACAATTATCTGCTTACAACAACTAAAGGGAATTTTTGGATTGAAACACTTTACGAGCAACACCGATGTTATATCGGTTCTTACATCAGTGATCAAACAAAGAAAGGAG tGGAGATGGGAAAGTATCCTAGTTGGTGTTATCTTTCTTGTGTTCCTTCAATTGACAAGATTTGTG AgacaaaaaaaaccaaaattgtTTTGGGTTTCAGCCATAGGGCCGATCATAGTTGTCATCGTCGGATGTGCGTTTGCTTATTTCGTTGACGCAGAGAAATACGGCATTCAAACT GTTGGTCCTTTAAAAAGGGGATTAAATCCAATATCTATCCAACGTTTGAATTTTGATATCAAATACATATCAGGACCCATAAGAGCAGGGTTTATTACAGCAATGATCGCTTTAGCA GAAGGAATAGCAATTGGGAGGAGTTTTGCAACTAAGAACAATCTACAAATTGATGGGAATAAGGAGATGATAGCTTTTGGTTTAATGAACCTGGTTGGATCCTTTACTTCTTGTTACTTAACCACGGGTCCATTTTCAAAGACAGCAGTGAATTACAACGCGGGTTGTAGAACAGCAATGTCGAATGTGGTGATGGCAATATTGATGATGCTAACATTGTTATTTCTAGCACCTCTGTTTAGCTACACACCTTTGGTGGCTCTTTCAGCCATCATCATGTCTGCTATGCTCAGTCTTATAGACTATGAAAAGGCTTATCATTTCTTCAAAATCGATAAATTTGATTTCCTCATCTGCATTGTGGGTTTCTTTGGCGTCGCCTTCCTTAGTATGGACACCGGTCTCTGCCTCTCT ATTGGACTTGCCCTGATTAGGTCACTTATATACATAGCAAGGCCTGCCACATGCAAGCTTGGGAACATACCAGATTCAAATTTGTATAGAGATGTTGAACAATATCCTAATGCTATTGGAATCCCTGGTTTTCTAATCTTGCAACTTGGCTCCCCAATCTACTTTGCTAACTGTAATTACATTAGAgaaag AACTTTGAGATGGCTTAGAGACGAAGAAGCACATGAGAATGTCATCGAGCAAGTGGTGTTCGACTTGGGAG GAGTGTCGGTTATCGACGTATCTGGGGTGGAGACTCTAGAAGAAATTGTAAAAGTCTTGCATGGAAAAAAGATCAAG GTTGCTTTGGTAAATCCAAGAATTGAGGTGCTAGAGAAATTGATAGTGATGGATTTCGTAGATAAGTTTGGAAAAGAGAATATCTTTTTCTCGGTTGAAGATGCGATCGAGACAATTAGATTCACTCTCAAAGAATCAGTTTGA